In a genomic window of Lathamus discolor isolate bLatDis1 chromosome 4, bLatDis1.hap1, whole genome shotgun sequence:
- the C4H11orf87 gene encoding uncharacterized protein C11orf87 homolog — MSAKLSKELRLSLPPCLLNRTSATLNTSSTCITQVGQLFQSFSSTVVLIVLVTLIFCLILLSLTTFHIHKRKMKKRKMQKAQEEYERDHCTRSSNSSSRNPGTGVQGEAPQGRDSRLGRPPQDSEIQRPSPSAVPSSQQARACLDTAGAGLLQTVILS, encoded by the coding sequence ATGAGTGCCAAGCTCTCCAAGGAGTTGAGGCTGTCGCTGCCACCTTGTCTCCTGAACAGAACATCCGCCACCTTGAACACCAGCAGCACCTGCATCACGCAAGTGGGTCAACTCTTCCAGTCCTTCTCATCCACTGTGGTTTTGATTGTCCTGGTCACCCTCATCTTCTGCCTGATCCTCCTCTCCCTCACCACCTTCCACATCCAcaagaggaagatgaagaagcGTAAAATGCAAAAGGCTCAGGAGGAGTATGAACGGGACCACTGCACCCGCAGCAGCAATAGCAGCAGCCGGAACCCTGGGACAGGGGTGCAGGGAGAGGCACCTCAAGGAAGAGACAGCCGGCTGGGAAGACCCCCACAGGACTCGGAGATCCAGCGCCCCTCTCCCTCGGCAGTCCCAAGCTCTCAGCAAGCACGGGCTTGTTTGGAcacagctggtgctgggctccTGCAAACGGTGATTTTGTCATGA